The Papilio machaon chromosome 3, ilPapMach1.1, whole genome shotgun sequence genome window below encodes:
- the LOC106710383 gene encoding myotubularin-related protein 2 — translation MDKHNSSELLNSDFSLSKNASSDSLDSDSKSSSLNSKHGQDSSQLLGDIQLLDGEKVMGVARDVTYLCPYSGPSRGVLKVTNYQLHFRPTEATSLQTTLSVPLGVVSRIEKVGGASSKGENSYGIEVFCKDMRNLRFAHKQENHSRRGIFEKLQQLAFPLSHRLPLFAFSYSESFPEDGWHVFEPIAELRRMGVNNDMWRITRINDKYEICDSYPSIWAVPAAANDDLLRSVAAFRSRGRIPVLAWIHPSSQATITRCSQPLVGVSGKRSREDERYIQLIMDANAQAHKLFIMDARPSANAIANKAKGGGYESEDAYQNAELVFLDIHNIHVMRESLRKLKELCFPQIDQTRWFSGIEASCWLKHIKCILAGAVRIVDKVENHKTSVLVHCSDGWDRTAQLTALAMLMLDPYYRTLRGFQVLIEKEWLAFGHKFQLRIGHGDERHSDADRSPVFVQWVDCVWQLQQQFPTAFEFTERLLITIVDHLYSCRFGTFLFNTERERVKEEVKNKTVSLWSYINSRQDLYLNPLYWGPSSGVGAQAQYSRPQIVLVPVASLRIIKLWKALYCRWNPTMRQQDPIYQRTRELVALRAQLEAAAAAAAGDHAARHRLALTPPRVASPHHV, via the exons ATGGATAAGCACAATAGTTCAGAGTTACTGAATTCAGATTTCTCTTTATCTAAAAATGCAAGCTCTGATTCCTTGGATTCGGATTCCAAATCTAGTTCATTGAATTCTAAACACGGACAGGACTCC TCGCAGCTACTAGGAGATATTCAGTTGCTGGATGGTGAGAAGGTGATGGGTGTAGCAAGAGATGTGACATACTTGTGCCCCTACAGTGGCCCCTCACGAGGGGTACTTAAAGTCACAAACTATCAATTACACTTCCGTCCAACTGAAGCCACATCTCTACAGACAACTTTGAGTGTACCACTGGGTGTT gtATCCCGCATAGAAAAAGTAGGTGGTGCGTCATCCAAAGGTGAAAATTCATATGGCATTGAAGTATTTTGTAAG GATATGCGCAATTTACGTTTTGCACACAAACAAGAGAACCATTCACGTCGTGGTATATTTGAGAAGTTACAACAATTAGCATTCCCACTGTCACATAGATTGCCGCTGTTTGCGTTCAGCTACTCAGAAAGCTTCCCAGAAGATGGTTGGCATGTATTTGAACCAATAGCAGAGTTGAGGAGAATG GGTGTTAACAATGACATGTGGCGTATAACTCGCATTAACGATAAATATGAGATATGTGACAGCTACCCCTCAATATGGGCAGTACCGGCTGCTGCTAATGATGACCTGTTACGATCAGTAGCGGCGTTCAGGTCTCGGGGACGTATACCAGTGCTCGCATGGATACATCCCAGCTCGCAGGCAACTATAACTAGATGCAGCCAACCTTTAGTTGGG GTGAGTGGTAAACGTAGTCGTGAAGATGAACGTTACATACAATTGATAATGGACGCCAATGCTCAAGCGCATAAGTTGTTTATAATGGATGCGAGACCTAGTGCTAACGCAATCGCCAATAAAGCGAAAGGAGGCgg TTATGAATCAGAAGATGCGTATCAAAATGCTGAACTCGTGTTTTTGGATATACACAACATTCATGTAATGAGAGAAAGTCTTCGTAAACTAAAAGAACTTTGTTTTCCACAAATAGATCAAACTAG GTGGTTCAGTGGCATCGAAGCAAGTTGTTGGctgaaacatattaaatgtatattagcAGGTGCTGTTCGCATTGTTGATAAG GTAGAAAACCACAAGACATCAGTGCTGGTGCACTGCTCTGATGGCTGGGACCGCACGGCGCAGCTGACAGCGCTGGCTATGCTCATGCTGGACCCCTACTACCGCACCCTGCGCGGCTTCCAGGTCCTCATCGAGAAGGAGTGGCTCGCATTCGGTCATAAGTTCCAACTG CGTATAGGTCATGGCGACGAGCGTCACTCGGACGCGGACAGGTCGCCTGTGTTCGTGCAGTGGGTGGACTGCGTGTGGCAGCTGCAGCAGCAGTTCCCCACAGCATTCGAGTTCACAGAGCGTCTGCTCATCACCATCGTTGATCACCTCTACTCCTGCAGATTCGGCACTTTCCTATTCAATACTGAACGGGAACGAGTTAAAGAAG AGGTGAAGAACAAGACGGTCTCGCTGTGGTCATACATCAACAGCCGACAGGATTTGTATCTCAACCCCCTGTACTGGGGTCCGAGCAGTGGTGTGGGTGCGCAGGCGCAGTACTCTCGACCTCAAATCGTATTAGTCCCTGTCGCATCACTACGTATCATCAAGTTGTGGAAAGCCTTGTATTGCAGATGGAACCCTACGATGAGGCAACAA GATCCGATTTACCAACGTACTCGCGAGCTGGTGGCACTGCGAGCTCAGCTGGAGGCTGCTGCAGCGGCTGCGGCCGGCGACCACGCTGCAAGACATCGCCTCGCCCTCACACCGCCGCGTGTAGCTAGCCCACATCATGTCTGA
- the LOC106710382 gene encoding sarcosine dehydrogenase, mitochondrial, whose product MIKILNNRSIKNKAAKFLKYNYNVRSFATKNEVVTSADVVIIGGGIAGCNTLYQLTKRGVSAVLLERAKITSGTTWHTAGLVWSLRPCDLEVRLLQDSRAVYSGLEKETGDYAGWINNGGLFISRSTVRTQEYMRLHTLGKAMGIPSQVLDPKEAQKLFPLLDPSVFKMALYSPEDGTIDPAMACSALLKAATNNGGKVYEECPVLDIHYAHNMLGNKEVTAVHTDKGIIKTKCVVNCGGAWGPRVARFAGVPSLPIVPFKHAYVVCDGTPEIRGAPNIRDHDVNLYIKVQGESCHVGGYEPNPHMLDQVPDNLQFHLYDLDWDVFGVHMNSATTLCPKLSTIGVKSTVCGPESFTPDHKPLLGEDPNVFGLYHNCGYNSAGMMFSAGSAIQMAEWIVTGRPKYNMFTFDVRRFTPAQLSRPHWVRECSHESYVRNYSVVFPHDERLAGRDASHDALHQDLVDDGAVMQARAGWERPGFYMPGEKIRVQQYDWGGTQDYPRNLDQRYEHILQGDYTFDFSKHHKLIGEEALSCRNAAALFNMSYYGKFYLTGPDAQRTAHLAFTADLTKKDDRVVYSLLLNDKGGVEADVTVSILDGGSGQLHEPIFKGRGYYVVSSGFSANHTLAHLRRIIQTHKLRATITDVTKQLCILSVQGPDSQRILQRYTDAGLSNDAFPVNTHRSINVSKAPFSADNKQYKCRALRVGWSGELGWELHMPSSHAIQIYQALKTAKGLRNAGWRALTSLSAEKGYHLWNADLRSDDNPIEANLGFACRKDGEYIGNEQVTKARINGVAKKYAYFTLDDKVALYGQEGIFRNGEPVGYLRRGDYAYYLDKPIGIGYVRNQGSEVTKTFLKEGNYEIEVMGKKYKATLHLRSPFDPTGQRLLGNYGEQGMDENTHEPHAGQNERAGGSE is encoded by the exons atgattaaaatattaaataacagaagtataaaaaataaagcagcgaaatttttaaaatataattacaatgttAGATCTTTCGCAACAAAAAATGAAGTCGTTACATCAGCAGATGTTGTTATTATCG GTGGTGGGATAGCTGGATGCAACACTTTATATCAGTTAACAAAACGAGGGGTCAGCGCTGTCCTACTGGAGAGGGCTAAGATAACTAGTGGCACAACATGGCATACGGCAG GTTTGGTTTGGTCTCTCCGACCATGCGACTTGGAGGTGCGGTTGTTACAGGATTCAAGAGCAGTATACAGCGGCTTAGAAAAAGAAACTGGTGACTACGCTGGTTGGATCAATAATGGaggattatttatttcacgtAGCACG GTCCGGACGCAAGAATATATGAGATTGCATACACTCGGCAAAGCAATGGGAATACCTAGTCAAGTCTTAGATCCTAAAGAAGCTCAGAAATTGTTCCCATTACTGGATCCTTCTGTTTTCAAAATGGCGCTATACTCGCCAGAAGATGGCACTATCGACCCGGCCATGGCTTGCAGCGCGCTTTTAAAAGCCGCCACTAATAATGGCGGGAAG GTGTATGAAGAATGTCCAGTATTAGATATACATTACGCTCACAACATGCTGGGTAATAAAGAGGTGACCGCAGTACATACTGATAAAGGCATTATCAAGACTAAATGTGTTGTTAATTGTGGag GTGCGTGGGGTCCAAGAGTAGCAAGGTTTGCTGGTGTACCATCGTTACCTATAGTACCTTTCAAGCATGCGTACGTGGTGTGTGACGGTACGCCTGAAATCCGCGGTGCTCCGAATATTAGAGACCATGATGTTAACTTGTACATCAAGGTACAAGGGGAGTCATGTCACGTTGGGGGTTACGAACCGAACCCACATATGTTGGATCAA GTCCCAGATAATcttcaatttcatttatatgacTTAGATTGGGATGTATTCGGTGTGCATATGAATAGTGCGACGACTTTATGTCCCAAACTAAGTACAATCGGCGTCAAAAGTACGGTTTGCGGACCGGAATCGTTCACTCCCGATCACAAACCACTACTGGGCGAAGATCCCAACGTCTTTG gattGTACCACAACTGCGGATACAATTCCGCAGGTATGATGTTTTCTGCAGGTTCCGCTATCCAAATGGCGGAATGGATCGTTACCGGAAG GCCGAAGTACAACATGTTCACGTTCGACGTGCGTCGCTTCACTCCCGCGCAGTTGTCGCGGCCGCACTGGGTACGTGAGTGCAGCCACGAGTCGTATGTACGTAACTACAGCGTGGTGTTCCCGCACGACGAGCGGCTGGCGGGCCGGGATGCCAGCCATGATGCTCTGCATCAGGACCTGGTGGATGATGGCGCGGTGATGCAGGCCCGCGCTGGATGGGAACGACCCGGCTTCTATATGCCCGGGGAGAAG ATCCGAGTGCAGCAGTACGACTGGGGCGGCACACAGGACTATCCGCGCAATCTAGACCAGCGCTACGAGCATATACTTCAAGGAGATTACACCTTCGATTTCTCCAAACATCATAAACTC ATCGGTGAAGAGGCACTGTCATGTCGTAACGCGGCGGCGTTGTTCAACATGTCGTACTACGGCAAGTTCTACCTGACGGGTCCGGATGCCCAGCGCACGGCACATCTCGCCTTCACTGCTGATCTCACCAAGAAAGACGACAG GGTCGTTTATTCCTTGCTGCTCAATGACAAAGGTGGTGTGGAAGCTGATGTCACCGTGAGCATTCTCGATGGCGGCAGCGGGCAGTTGCACGAGCCTATATTCAAA GGTCGTGGATATTACGTGGTGTCATCAGGGTTCAGTGCGAACCACACACTCGCTCATTTACGACGCATCATTCAAACACATAAGCTGAGAGCGACCATTACTGACGTCACCAAACAACTTTGCATCCTCAGCGTACAAGGACCTGACAG cCAGAGAATTCTCCAACGGTATACTGACGCCGGTCTATCGAATGATGCGTTCCCTGTGAACACTCATCGTAGTATCAACGTGTCCAAAGCACCTTTCTCTGCTGATAACAAACAGTACAAATGTCGCGCACTTCGTGTTGGCTGGTCTGGGGAACTGGGCTGGGAACTGCACATGCCTTCATCACATGCCATACAAATATACCAAGCACTAAAAACTGCTAAGGGGCTGAGGAATGCTGGATGGAGAGCGTTGACTTCTTTAAGTGCTGAGAAAG GTTATCATTTATGGAATGCCGACTTGAGATCAGATGATAATCCAATAGAAGCTAACTTAGGTTTCGCCTGTAGGAAAGACGGTGAATACATCGGCAATGAACAAGTAACGAAAGCAAGAATAAACGGTGTAGCGAAAAAATATGCATACTTCACACTTGATGATAAA GTAGCGTTATATGGTCAAGAAGGAATATTCAGAAATGGTGAACCAGTGGGATACTTGAGGAGAGGCGACTATGCTTATTATCTCGACAAGCCTATTGGAATCGGTTATGTGAGAAATCAGGGTTCCGAAGTTACGAAAACCTTTTTGAAAGAAGGAAACTATGAAATAGAAGTTATGGGAAAGAAATATAAGGCTACACTTCATTTGAGGTCACCTTTTGATCCTACTGGCCAAAGATTACTTGGAAATTACGGCGAACAAGGCATGGATGAAAATACGCATGAGCCGCATGCCGGACAAAACGAGAGAGCAGGCGGTAGTGAATAg
- the LOC106710359 gene encoding peptidyl-prolyl cis-trans isomerase-like 3 translates to MSVTLHTDVGDIKIELFCEQCPKACENFLALCASDYYNGCLFHRNIKGFIVQTGDPTGTGKGGNSIWGKKFDDEFREELKHNSRGIVSLANNGPNTNGSQFFFTYGEQPHLDLKYTIFGRIIDGFEALDDLEKLAVNPKTFKPLTEVRITSVTIHANPLAG, encoded by the exons ATGTCGGTTACATTACACACTGACGTAggagatataaaaattgagTTATTTTGTGAACAATGCCCTAAAGCATGTGAAAATTTTCTAGCACTTTGTGCTAGTGATTATTACAATGGGTGCTTGTTTCATAGAAACATCAAG GGTTTCATAGTTCAAACAGGAGACCCAACTGGTACAGGGAAAGGGGGAAATTCAATATGGGGTAAAAAATTTGATGATGAGTTTCGAGAAGaattaaag CACAATTCAAGGGGAATAGTCAGCTTGGCCAACAATGGCCCTAACACAAATGGAAGtcaatttttctttacatatgGAGAACAACCACATCTGGATTTGAAATATACCATTTTTGGAAg AATAATTGATGGATTTGAGGCTCTTGACGATTTGGAGAAGTTAGCTGTTAATCCAAAAACATTCAAACCCTTAACAGAAGTCAGGATTACGTCTGTCACAATTCATGCAAACCCATTAGCtggataa
- the LOC106710328 gene encoding zinc finger protein 84: MEDSYIIANFHALCRLCLTKSSLTISIFAAAPDEDLNMPLTSKIAECFEMQVDPNDGLPGRICYKCLFKVNKCSKFRLQCIQNEARLKQITNRVNEQDTSNSSDYSNYTYKNHEMVKPKPEDYIVEDSVVMVVDPSLDYDSSEEESENVEQPESEKNECENIQEGEPTTESFFKNVSMCQYCDQAFVSQEKCKEHEQNYHDPNMPYKCVECSLVFAERNQYVQHTKHVHQSDKPYHCPECEKCFGRRSDLRKHSVVHTGIRPFQCHYCLKSFSRNTNLSKHLRIHAGHKPHVCPMCPRSFVAKGDLQRHVLIHSGMKPYACSKCPLSFGRRDKLIKHELKHGPINSQIKRNESEIDQETHDMVVSINPFSNIMTSPTQLNPENSIGDYDFPSVPDHIVGESSFINHVRKNPPTPSKSMQGSPGKQKMMTNKNKPKNIKCHQCTKRFSSLDAYKTHVSVAHIGSRVFQCKVCFKKFSRKRELDRHTQTHIGMKPFSCNSCDKKFNSKEKLDNHEQTQECSVVNMPCIECGLTFKKKADLVAHIKSHFTDNFDDKLCMSEIKKETESDFQLDDNFYELET; the protein is encoded by the exons ATGGAAGATTCCTACATTATAGCCAACTTTCACGCGCTGTGTCGTCTTTGCTTGACTAAAAGTTCGCTAACAATATCAATATTCGCCGCTGCTCCTGATGAAGACTTGAATATGCCTTTAACCTCCAAAATAGCTGAATGTTTTGAAATGCAG GTGGATCCCAATGATGGTCTTCCAGGAagaatatgttataaatgcctattcaaagtaaataaatgttcaaaGTTTAGATTACAGTGTATTCAAAATGAAGCTAGATTAAAGCAAATAACTAACAGAGTGAATGAGCAAGACACTTCAAATTCATCTGATTATAGTAATTACACTTATAAAAATCATGAAATGGTAAAACCAAAGCCTGAGGACTACATAGTTGAAGACAGTGTTGTGATGGTTGTGGATCCTAGTTTAGATTATGACTCTTCGGAGGAGGAATCTGAAAATGTTGAACAACCTGAGAgtgaaaaaaatgaatgtgAAAATATTCAAGAAGGAGAGCCCACAACggaatctttttttaaaaatgtatccaTGTGCCAGTATTGCGACCAAGCATTTGTTTCTCAGGAAAAATGTAAAGAGCATGAACAGAATTACCATGACCCTAACATGCCATACAAATGTGTGGAGTGCAGCTTGGTTTTTGCAGAGCGTAATCAATATGTACAGCATACTAAACATGTGCACCAAAGTGACAAGCCATATCATTGTCCCGAatgtgaaaaatgttttggtAGAAGATCTGATTTAAGAAAACATTCAGTTGTTCATACAGGCATAAGACCATTCCAATGTCATTATTGTCTTAAGAGTTTTTCACGGAACAcaaatttaagtaaacatttgAGAATACATGCAGGACATAAACCCCATGTTTGTCCCATGTGTCCCAGAAGTTTTGTAGCCAAGGGAGATCTACAACGGCATGTTCTCATTCACTCTGGTATGAAACCTTATGCTTGCAGTAAATGTCCCTTATCCTTTGGACGAAGggataaacttataaaacatgAATTAAAGCATGGTCCTATCAACTcacaaattaaaagaaatgaatcTGAGATTGATCAAGAAACCCATGACATGGTTGTCAGTATTAATCCTTTTAGCAACATAATGACATCCCCAACTCAGCTCAACCCTGAAAATTCCATTGGTGATTATGACTTTCCTAGTGTCCCTGACCACATAGTAGGTGAAAgtagttttataaatcatgTCAGAAAGAATCCTCCCACCCCTAGTAAGTCAATGCAAGGTTCACCTGGTAAGCAGAAAATGATGactaacaaaaacaaaccaaAGAACATAAAATGCCATCAATGTACAAAGCGATTTTCATCTCTAGATGCCTATAAAACACATGTTTCTGTTGCTCATATTGGATCTAGAGTTTTTCAATGCAAAgtgtgttttaaaaagttttccaGGAAAAGAGAATTAGACCgtcacacacaaacacacataGGCATGAAACCATTCTCATGCAATAGCTGtgataagaaatttaatagtaaGGAAAAATTGGATAATCATGAACAAACACAGGAGTGTTCAGTTGTTAACATGCCTTGCATAGAATGCGGTTTGACTTTCAAAAAGAAAGCCGATTTAGTTGCACACATTAAATCACACTTTACAGATAATTTTGATGACAAACTATGCATgagcgaaataaaaaaagagacgGAATCAGATTTCCAGCTTGATGACAACTTTTATGAATTAGAAACCTGA